From Methanoculleus thermophilus, the proteins below share one genomic window:
- a CDS encoding NTP transferase domain-containing protein, translating into MLVLIMAGGEGTRLRMGEKPLVTICGKPMLSYVIDAFSSAGHDVVVVASHKTPFTKNWCRAQGITLYEAEGLGYVEDIHAAAADLEEEGTPFFTCVSDLPCLAPEIIASIEGAWRQAGVPACSTWVPRDLVREHGCRTQYIESIDGVPACPVGINILTAGDLDVPQDELRLLLHDRRLVFNINTREELALVQRYLCRKRGP; encoded by the coding sequence ATGCTTGTCCTGATCATGGCCGGAGGGGAGGGGACGAGGCTCCGGATGGGCGAAAAACCGCTTGTCACCATCTGCGGCAAGCCTATGCTCTCCTACGTCATCGATGCTTTCTCGTCGGCAGGGCACGACGTGGTCGTGGTTGCCTCGCACAAGACACCGTTCACCAAGAACTGGTGCCGGGCCCAGGGGATCACCCTGTATGAGGCAGAAGGGCTCGGCTACGTTGAGGATATCCATGCGGCGGCAGCAGACCTCGAGGAGGAGGGAACGCCCTTCTTCACCTGCGTATCCGACCTCCCCTGCCTGGCGCCCGAGATCATCGCCAGCATCGAGGGCGCCTGGCGCCAGGCGGGCGTTCCGGCATGCTCCACGTGGGTTCCCCGCGACCTTGTTAGAGAGCACGGCTGCCGTACACAGTACATAGAATCGATCGACGGCGTACCCGCCTGCCCGGTGGGGATCAACATCCTGACGGCTGGGGATCTCGACGTCCCACAGGATGAGTTGCGACTCCTCCTGCATGATCGGAGGCTCGTCTTCAACATCAACACACGGGAGGAACTGGCGCTGGTGCAGAGGTATCTCTGCCGAAAACGCGGACCGTAA
- a CDS encoding pyridoxal phosphate-dependent aminotransferase, translating to MEHGGRVRWHNTRVRGKLLDFSANINPYPPEIPWTPDPATLKDYPDDQYETLKEVIGRRFRRDAAEIAVGNGSVELIRAFCSAVLGADDAACIKPPTFAEYEMAVRLAGARCTTEERGVAVRFLCNPNNPTGRLYTRPEVLQVLEENAKQGSYLFLDEAFIELADPRQSLAEISHENLFVLRSLTKSFAVPGIRFGYAFGTPELIEKIETVRLPWTVNAFAEAFAIEAFRHYERLEESRERIARERDWLSGRLRDLGLSYEPPSANYILLEVPTDAEVLVRRLLERGILVRDCRSFGLPRHIRVAVRTREENRQLIEALEACLS from the coding sequence ATGGAACACGGCGGTCGGGTGCGCTGGCACAATACCCGGGTGAGAGGAAAATTGCTTGATTTTAGTGCTAACATTAACCCTTATCCCCCGGAAATACCCTGGACTCCGGACCCGGCGACCCTGAAGGATTATCCGGATGACCAATATGAGACCCTCAAAGAGGTGATCGGCAGGAGGTTCAGACGGGATGCGGCGGAGATCGCCGTCGGCAACGGATCCGTCGAATTGATTCGCGCGTTCTGTTCTGCCGTGCTCGGAGCCGATGACGCCGCCTGCATCAAACCCCCAACGTTTGCCGAATATGAGATGGCAGTCCGACTCGCCGGTGCTCGGTGCACCACCGAGGAGCGCGGAGTTGCAGTTCGGTTTCTCTGCAACCCGAACAACCCCACGGGAAGACTGTACACCCGTCCGGAAGTACTCCAGGTGCTTGAAGAGAATGCCAAACAGGGATCATACCTCTTCCTCGACGAAGCGTTCATCGAGCTCGCTGACCCGCGCCAGAGTCTCGCCGAGATCTCGCATGAGAACCTCTTTGTCCTGCGTTCCCTGACAAAGAGCTTTGCCGTGCCAGGCATTCGGTTCGGCTACGCCTTCGGTACCCCAGAACTGATCGAGAAGATAGAGACGGTCCGTCTTCCCTGGACGGTCAACGCGTTCGCCGAGGCTTTTGCCATCGAGGCCTTCCGACACTACGAGAGGCTTGAAGAATCGCGGGAGCGGATAGCCCGCGAGCGCGACTGGCTCTCCGGCCGGTTGAGAGACCTTGGGCTTTCCTATGAACCCCCATCTGCAAACTACATCCTGCTGGAAGTCCCGACGGATGCGGAGGTTCTAGTCAGGCGGCTCCTTGAACGCGGTATTCTGGTCCGTGACTGCCGGTCGTTCGGACTTCCCCGCCACATCCGCGTGGCTGTCCGGACCCGGGAAGAGAATAGACAACTCATCGAGGCACTTGAAGCATGCTTGTCCTGA
- a CDS encoding ribbon-helix-helix domain-containing protein → MMDRITIRLPRQQVEMLERLVEAGEFPTVSEAVRYSVRALLERHGNRVLREADQISFQV, encoded by the coding sequence ATGATGGATCGGATAACTATCAGATTGCCCCGGCAGCAGGTTGAGATGCTCGAGAGGTTGGTGGAGGCTGGCGAGTTCCCCACAGTATCGGAGGCTGTGCGCTACTCGGTCAGGGCACTTCTTGAAAGGCATGGCAACCGTGTTCTCCGTGAGGCCGACCAGATTTCATTCCAGGTTTAG
- the ftsZ gene encoding cell division protein FtsZ, translating into MQTIINEALKHAEREKYLKADPADGEDDILGQPRIVIVGCGGAGNNTINRLYHMQVSGAETIAINTDKQHLDMIQADKRVLVGKSLTKGLGAGGFPDVGRRAAEMARPTLESLLCDADLVFITAGMGGGTGTGTAPVVAQIAKEQGAIVVGMVSYPFQVEKARLLRAEEGLEQLSAAADSVIVLDNNRLIKYVPNLPLGQAFSVMDQLIAETVKGISETITEPSLINIDYADVRAIMSKGGVAVMLVGESKQQNKAESVVHECLNHPLLDIDYRGATGSLIHITGGNDLTLQDAEEIASSLTYELDPHADVIWGARVNSEFEGRVRVMAVMTGVKSAQILGTHRAYEPVTQRSSASVGRRMARDDDPSGHLIDFL; encoded by the coding sequence ATGCAGACAATCATCAATGAGGCATTGAAACATGCAGAACGCGAAAAGTATCTGAAAGCAGACCCGGCCGATGGGGAAGACGACATCCTCGGCCAACCCCGGATTGTCATCGTAGGGTGTGGCGGTGCAGGCAATAACACGATCAACCGCCTGTACCACATGCAGGTGAGCGGCGCAGAGACGATCGCGATCAATACGGATAAGCAGCATCTGGACATGATCCAGGCCGACAAAAGGGTGCTTGTTGGCAAATCGCTCACGAAAGGCCTTGGGGCCGGTGGATTCCCGGACGTCGGCAGGCGTGCGGCTGAGATGGCCCGGCCGACTCTTGAGAGTCTCCTCTGTGACGCCGACCTGGTCTTCATCACTGCTGGTATGGGTGGGGGTACCGGCACGGGAACCGCACCGGTCGTCGCGCAGATCGCAAAGGAACAGGGAGCGATCGTCGTCGGCATGGTCAGTTACCCCTTCCAGGTCGAGAAGGCCCGGCTTCTCCGTGCGGAAGAGGGGCTTGAACAGCTCTCGGCGGCTGCCGACTCGGTGATTGTGCTCGACAACAACCGTCTCATCAAGTATGTGCCGAACCTCCCGCTCGGGCAGGCGTTCTCGGTTATGGATCAACTCATCGCAGAGACGGTCAAGGGCATCAGCGAGACGATCACGGAGCCTTCGCTCATCAATATCGATTACGCGGATGTGCGTGCTATCATGAGCAAAGGGGGAGTCGCCGTGATGCTCGTCGGAGAGAGCAAACAGCAGAACAAGGCTGAGAGCGTCGTTCACGAGTGCCTCAACCACCCCCTGCTCGATATCGACTACCGTGGGGCAACAGGAAGCCTCATCCACATCACGGGCGGGAACGACCTGACCCTCCAGGACGCCGAGGAGATCGCCAGTTCCCTGACCTACGAACTCGATCCGCACGCGGATGTCATCTGGGGAGCCCGGGTGAATAGTGAATTTGAGGGGAGAGTACGTGTCATGGCGGTCATGACCGGCGTTAAAAGTGCACAGATCCTCGGAACCCATCGTGCCTATGAACCGGTGACGCAACGGTCCAGCGCATCCGTCGGCAGGCGCATGGCAAGGGATGATGATCCGAGCGGGCATCTTATTGACTTCCTCTAA
- a CDS encoding coiled-coil protein, producing MLNDLIEKRKKVLAESEQHKDRRNELNALASKNARERNTLNAQTREFVEEAQQHKEQRDKLNEEVQALKDLRNEYNDKANALFDEIEAFKKEHGNLRNRGIKELQKQIEHLEFKQQTEVYSTDKERELIEKIKQLKAAAKDQEAELEQNKEMRAKLAEAREFRRKASEIHKEVTEKAEAAQRHHDLMVEAYRKADKSREEADLAHQRFVEAQEAADEEHKQFIACQKELRDYDKVISGLRKKTKKTKVTKEQKAVRKEAERVFQQFRDGEKITTDDLLLLQRAKLI from the coding sequence ATGCTGAACGATCTGATTGAGAAGCGAAAGAAAGTCCTTGCGGAGTCTGAACAACACAAAGACCGGCGCAATGAATTGAATGCTCTTGCCAGCAAAAATGCCCGGGAACGTAACACCCTCAACGCACAGACCCGCGAGTTCGTCGAGGAGGCGCAGCAGCATAAGGAGCAACGGGATAAACTCAACGAGGAAGTCCAGGCGCTGAAAGACCTGAGAAACGAGTACAACGACAAGGCCAACGCACTCTTTGATGAGATAGAGGCCTTCAAGAAGGAGCACGGCAACCTTCGCAACCGGGGCATCAAAGAACTGCAGAAACAGATTGAACACCTTGAGTTCAAGCAGCAGACTGAGGTCTACAGCACCGATAAAGAGCGGGAACTGATCGAGAAGATCAAGCAGCTGAAGGCGGCGGCAAAGGACCAGGAGGCCGAACTCGAGCAGAACAAAGAGATGCGGGCGAAACTCGCTGAAGCCCGTGAGTTCCGCAGGAAGGCTTCCGAGATCCACAAGGAGGTCACCGAGAAAGCCGAGGCTGCCCAGCGGCACCACGACCTGATGGTGGAGGCGTACCGGAAGGCCGACAAGTCACGCGAGGAGGCCGACCTGGCTCACCAGCGGTTCGTTGAAGCCCAGGAGGCTGCAGACGAGGAGCACAAGCAGTTCATCGCCTGCCAGAAGGAACTTCGGGATTATGATAAGGTGATCTCGGGCCTCCGGAAGAAGACCAAGAAGACCAAAGTCACCAAAGAACAGAAGGCCGTAAGGAAAGAGGCTGAACGCGTCTTCCAGCAGTTCCGTGATGGCGAGAAGATCACGACTGATGATCTGCTCCTGCTTCAGCGTGCAAAACTCATTTAA
- a CDS encoding DUF373 family protein, whose amino-acid sequence MAKERTLVLCIDRDDDLGFKARVEGPVVGREACLHAATSLGLVDSEDSDINAIFETIKIYDELVERGEEVAVAVICGNHMNLLDGDRRIASSLDEILTATNATSCILVTDGAEDEYVLPIIQSRVPVSSVRRVVVNQMPNLEGTYYILKRLLDDPKVSKLVLVPLGLAMLLYAVGYLLGYPEGATIVVVGVVGTYLLFKGMGIDEVFGYLINSLRASLHGGRFTFVSYIAAILLSIVGVILGLTSLLEYYTSLGVFFQILAFIYGAIVWLTVAGLVASVGKIIDVFLNEREAIRRVVALPFFVLAIGAIAYGASTYILSISEITGFPITGDLGVRYIIFATLGGLFCAFFGVYLQSLLSRLRDEREPVLLKRGA is encoded by the coding sequence ATGGCAAAAGAGCGGACGCTCGTCCTCTGTATCGATCGCGATGATGATCTTGGGTTTAAAGCCCGGGTTGAAGGCCCTGTTGTTGGGAGAGAGGCATGCCTCCATGCGGCAACCTCCCTTGGTCTGGTCGATTCAGAAGATTCTGACATCAATGCCATCTTTGAGACGATTAAGATCTACGATGAACTCGTCGAGAGGGGGGAGGAGGTTGCTGTCGCCGTCATCTGCGGCAACCACATGAACCTGCTCGACGGGGACCGACGGATAGCTTCCAGCCTCGATGAGATTCTCACAGCCACAAATGCCACCTCCTGCATTCTGGTAACGGACGGTGCTGAGGACGAGTATGTCCTTCCGATCATCCAATCAAGGGTGCCGGTCAGCAGCGTGCGCAGGGTCGTGGTCAACCAGATGCCGAATCTCGAGGGGACGTATTATATCCTCAAACGGCTGCTCGACGACCCTAAGGTCTCGAAGCTCGTGCTCGTGCCGCTTGGTCTTGCCATGCTCCTGTACGCGGTGGGATACCTGCTTGGATACCCTGAGGGAGCAACCATCGTGGTCGTTGGCGTCGTCGGTACGTACCTGCTCTTCAAAGGTATGGGGATCGACGAGGTGTTTGGGTATCTCATCAATTCGCTACGCGCGTCGCTGCATGGCGGCAGGTTCACATTCGTCTCGTATATCGCCGCGATACTGCTAAGTATAGTTGGGGTAATCCTCGGGTTGACAAGTCTTCTTGAGTATTACACCTCGTTAGGGGTCTTCTTCCAGATTCTGGCGTTCATATACGGGGCTATCGTCTGGCTCACCGTGGCTGGCCTCGTCGCCTCGGTGGGAAAGATCATCGATGTCTTCCTCAATGAGCGGGAGGCCATCCGCCGGGTAGTCGCCCTGCCGTTCTTTGTCCTCGCTATAGGTGCCATCGCCTACGGTGCAAGCACTTACATCCTCTCGATCAGTGAGATCACCGGTTTCCCGATCACAGGCGATCTCGGTGTGCGCTATATCATCTTTGCCACGCTCGGTGGGCTCTTCTGCGCCTTCTTTGGCGTTTATCTCCAGTCGCTTTTAAGCAGGTTGAGAGATGAGCGCGAGCCGGTTCTGCTGAAGAGAGGCGCGTGA
- the albA gene encoding DNA-binding protein Alba gives MIKDNTVFVGNKPVMNYVLAVVTQFNNGAEEVAIKARGKAISRAVDTAEIALNRFLENVNKKEIFTSTEMIDTDTGKTNVSSIEIILAQTK, from the coding sequence ATGATAAAGGATAACACAGTATTCGTTGGAAACAAACCAGTCATGAACTACGTGCTCGCGGTGGTCACCCAGTTCAACAACGGAGCGGAGGAGGTCGCTATTAAAGCTCGGGGGAAGGCTATCTCACGGGCAGTCGACACAGCGGAGATCGCCCTCAACCGGTTCCTGGAGAACGTGAACAAGAAAGAGATCTTCACATCGACCGAGATGATCGACACCGATACCGGTAAGACAAACGTCTCAAGTATCGAGATCATCCTGGCTCAGACGAAGTAG
- the asd gene encoding aspartate-semialdehyde dehydrogenase — protein sequence MINVGVLGATGAVGQRFVQLLADHPWFNLKTLTASERSAGKPYGKVVNWRLDAPYPESVSDIIVTPTTVESVKDCDLVFSALPADVATSLETEIADAGIGVCSNARSHRMDADVPLVIPEVNPDHLGLIDVQRDRGRDGFIVTNPNCSTIVLSLALAPLREFEFHDVRAATMQAISGGGFNGVSAMEIYDNIIPYIGSEEEKMETETLKIMGTFNGSEVIPAPFRVSASCHRVPVIDGHTIAVWVDVKASVDEVKKAYATFKSPLSNLPLQPAKAVELLDQPDRPQPRLDRNRGRGMTVSVGRIREGLRFVALGHNTIRGAAGASVLNAELIYSRKYL from the coding sequence ATGATTAATGTAGGAGTGCTTGGTGCCACAGGAGCGGTTGGACAACGCTTCGTTCAGCTTTTGGCGGATCATCCCTGGTTTAATCTCAAGACACTCACCGCATCGGAACGGAGTGCAGGAAAGCCCTACGGCAAGGTGGTCAACTGGCGCCTTGATGCGCCATACCCGGAGAGCGTCAGTGATATCATTGTCACTCCCACAACCGTCGAGAGCGTCAAAGACTGCGACCTTGTCTTCTCGGCACTGCCTGCCGATGTAGCAACCTCCCTTGAGACGGAGATCGCTGATGCAGGCATCGGCGTCTGCAGCAATGCGCGGTCGCACCGCATGGACGCGGACGTTCCGCTGGTGATCCCGGAAGTCAACCCGGATCACCTGGGCCTGATCGATGTCCAGCGGGACCGGGGACGTGATGGATTCATCGTGACCAACCCAAACTGCTCCACGATCGTCCTTTCACTGGCCCTTGCACCCCTCAGAGAATTTGAGTTCCATGATGTGCGTGCAGCAACCATGCAGGCAATCTCGGGAGGCGGATTTAACGGCGTCTCAGCCATGGAGATCTATGACAACATCATTCCTTACATCGGCTCCGAAGAGGAGAAGATGGAGACTGAGACGCTCAAGATCATGGGTACCTTCAACGGTTCCGAAGTGATCCCCGCCCCGTTCCGGGTGAGTGCAAGCTGCCACCGGGTCCCGGTAATCGACGGGCACACTATTGCGGTCTGGGTCGACGTAAAGGCGTCGGTCGATGAAGTGAAAAAAGCTTACGCAACCTTTAAGTCTCCCTTAAGCAATCTACCCTTACAGCCAGCAAAGGCAGTTGAGCTCCTCGACCAGCCTGACCGCCCGCAGCCACGGCTCGACCGTAACCGGGGGCGGGGCATGACGGTGTCCGTCGGGAGAATCCGCGAAGGATTACGGTTTGTTGCACTTGGCCACAACACCATTCGTGGGGCTGCAGGCGCATCCGTCCTCAACGCAGAACTGATATACTCGAGGAAGTATCTTTAG
- a CDS encoding 4Fe-4S binding protein codes for MPAIVDIEKCTACETCVDVCPAAAITMEDGKAKVDVDLCVDCETCVDECPSEAISME; via the coding sequence GTGCCAGCAATTGTTGATATTGAGAAGTGTACCGCCTGCGAGACCTGTGTGGACGTCTGTCCGGCTGCCGCCATAACCATGGAAGACGGCAAAGCAAAGGTCGATGTCGATCTCTGTGTCGACTGCGAGACCTGCGTCGATGAGTGCCCATCTGAGGCCATATCGATGGAATAA
- the dapB gene encoding 4-hydroxy-tetrahydrodipicolinate reductase, with amino-acid sequence MIKVVISGALGRMGTTIGRIVDESPDMELVGGIDIREGTLYGTQVVPAEKLDELLKEKKPDVLIDFTIAAAAVENIKIAAQNNVALIVGTTGFSPEQRETIRTAIEGNVPAVISSNFSVGVNIFWKLVREAARELGDYDIEVTEAHHRHKKDAPSGTAKTILEILDQELGNREKVYGRVGETERKGEIGVHVIRGGDIVGDHAVLFAGNFECIEISHRAYDRAIFAQGAVRAARWVVGREPRIYSMQDVLGI; translated from the coding sequence ATGATTAAGGTAGTCATATCCGGCGCCCTGGGAAGGATGGGCACCACAATCGGCCGGATCGTCGACGAATCTCCCGACATGGAGCTCGTCGGCGGTATCGATATACGAGAAGGAACATTGTACGGGACGCAAGTAGTCCCCGCTGAGAAGCTCGATGAACTCCTCAAAGAGAAGAAGCCCGACGTCCTGATTGATTTCACCATTGCAGCCGCTGCAGTCGAGAACATCAAGATAGCCGCTCAAAACAACGTGGCACTCATCGTCGGGACGACAGGGTTCTCCCCGGAGCAGCGGGAGACAATCAGGACCGCCATTGAGGGGAATGTCCCCGCGGTGATCTCGAGCAACTTCTCCGTCGGCGTCAATATCTTCTGGAAACTCGTCCGGGAGGCAGCCCGCGAGCTCGGTGACTACGATATCGAGGTCACGGAAGCCCACCACCGTCACAAAAAGGACGCCCCGAGCGGTACCGCAAAGACAATCCTTGAGATCCTCGACCAGGAACTCGGGAACCGCGAGAAGGTCTACGGCCGCGTCGGCGAGACCGAGCGGAAGGGCGAGATCGGGGTGCACGTCATCCGCGGCGGCGATATCGTCGGCGATCATGCGGTCCTCTTCGCAGGAAACTTTGAGTGCATCGAGATCTCTCACCGTGCCTACGACCGGGCGATATTCGCACAGGGTGCGGTCCGGGCCGCACGATGGGTCGTCGGCAGAGAGCCGCGCATCTACTCCATGCAGGATGTTCTCGGAATATAG
- the dapA gene encoding 4-hydroxy-tetrahydrodipicolinate synthase codes for MFEGILPAIITPFHRDSKLSLDLEGLQSNIESLLKQGVHGIVPCGSTGESATLTFEEHEQVICKTVEVVDGRVPVLAGTGSNNTAEAIRLTRSAKDAGADGALVISPYYNKPNRSGLIKHFTKLADLDLPIVLYNVPGRTGQNLQPDLVAELAKHPNIVGIKEASGDITQISRIIEETQDEDFIVLSGDDAMTLPVLAIGGAGVISVAANIDPGRMVEMYEAFRAGDLARAQDLHYKLAPLMRAMFVDTNPIPVKKAVELCGMASGPVRLPLDELDEAKTEQLRRVLMNHD; via the coding sequence ATGTTTGAGGGAATCCTTCCGGCAATTATTACTCCTTTTCACCGGGACTCCAAGCTGAGTCTTGATCTTGAAGGACTGCAGTCCAACATCGAGTCATTGCTCAAACAGGGGGTCCACGGCATCGTTCCCTGCGGGTCGACCGGCGAGTCTGCTACGCTCACGTTCGAGGAGCACGAACAGGTGATCTGCAAGACCGTCGAGGTCGTCGACGGGCGGGTACCGGTACTCGCAGGGACTGGGTCAAACAACACCGCAGAGGCAATCCGCCTGACCCGGTCGGCAAAAGATGCAGGCGCGGACGGGGCTCTCGTCATCAGCCCATACTATAACAAGCCGAACCGCTCCGGGCTCATCAAGCATTTTACGAAACTCGCCGACCTCGATCTCCCGATCGTCCTTTATAATGTCCCGGGCCGGACGGGGCAGAACCTTCAGCCCGACCTGGTGGCTGAACTGGCAAAACACCCAAACATCGTCGGGATCAAAGAGGCCAGCGGCGACATCACCCAGATCTCCCGGATCATCGAGGAGACCCAGGACGAGGACTTCATCGTGCTGTCGGGGGACGATGCAATGACGCTTCCCGTCCTTGCCATAGGTGGGGCGGGCGTGATCTCGGTTGCCGCAAACATCGACCCCGGCCGGATGGTGGAGATGTATGAGGCATTCCGGGCGGGAGATCTCGCCCGTGCGCAGGATCTGCACTACAAACTCGCCCCGCTTATGCGGGCGATGTTCGTCGACACAAACCCCATCCCCGTGAAGAAAGCAGTGGAACTCTGCGGAATGGCCTCCGGACCGGTCCGGTTGCCGCTTGACGAACTCGACGAGGCAAAGACCGAACAACTGAGAAGAGTGCTGATGAACCATGATTAA
- a CDS encoding 30S ribosomal protein S17e codes for MGIKPSYIKNLGEELLVKHREKFSGDFEENKHAVAEVAVIESKYVRNRVAGYISRKINTKKR; via the coding sequence ATGGGAATAAAACCATCGTATATCAAGAACCTCGGTGAAGAACTCCTCGTCAAGCACCGTGAGAAGTTCAGCGGAGACTTTGAAGAGAATAAGCACGCCGTCGCTGAAGTTGCCGTAATTGAGAGCAAGTACGTCCGGAACAGGGTCGCCGGATACATCTCAAGAAAGATAAATACCAAGAAGCGATAA
- a CDS encoding thiamine-phosphate synthase family protein, translated as MTDEERERVINRLNEAVRLLAERMDVRLIPEVGMNIAYALPDARSKDDVAAVLGRIVRLKDWVHPVGEVAFGASDHVARTVLTAMRFDRRVRSAANIRFSEAILPELDNLLFEVCSFDREKEPPGVQTMDWGVASCCKEGVPDVIYDRGAVGKEPMIRFFGEDPVMVAQNILKLSNRITYAQL; from the coding sequence ATGACGGACGAAGAGCGCGAGAGAGTGATTAACCGCTTAAACGAGGCAGTAAGGCTTCTTGCCGAACGAATGGACGTCCGGCTCATCCCGGAGGTAGGGATGAACATTGCCTACGCCCTGCCCGACGCGCGGAGCAAGGACGACGTAGCCGCAGTCCTCGGCCGGATCGTGAGGCTCAAAGACTGGGTCCACCCCGTCGGAGAGGTCGCGTTCGGCGCAAGCGATCACGTAGCCCGGACCGTCCTCACGGCCATGCGCTTCGACCGGCGGGTCCGGAGCGCGGCGAACATCCGCTTCTCTGAGGCAATCCTCCCGGAACTCGACAACCTCCTCTTTGAGGTCTGTTCTTTTGACCGGGAAAAAGAACCGCCGGGTGTGCAGACGATGGACTGGGGCGTTGCCTCCTGCTGCAAGGAAGGCGTACCCGATGTCATCTACGACCGTGGAGCCGTGGGAAAAGAGCCGATGATCAGGTTCTTTGGTGAGGATCCGGTCATGGTCGCACAAAATATTCTTAAACTGTCAAATCGCATTACGTATGCACAATTGTAG
- a CDS encoding HD domain-containing protein, with product MKRDEAQALLERYVTSPSHIVHSHATAAIMRKVAEHLGEDAATWEIVGLLHDIDYDLVGGDMDRHGIEGARILIENGVPESIAEIVRRHNHMLTSDYESQVELALQAADSASGLIIACALVKGGAIDEVTPRTVKKKFKEKSFAAGCERERIRMIESLMDLETFYRLAIAGLAEVRSDLGLI from the coding sequence ATGAAGAGAGACGAGGCACAGGCCCTGCTCGAGCGTTACGTAACGTCGCCGTCGCATATCGTACACAGCCATGCCACGGCGGCGATCATGCGAAAGGTCGCAGAGCACCTCGGCGAGGATGCCGCGACGTGGGAGATCGTCGGTCTTCTGCACGACATCGACTACGACCTCGTCGGCGGCGATATGGACCGGCATGGTATCGAGGGCGCCCGGATCCTCATCGAGAACGGCGTCCCGGAGAGTATCGCCGAGATCGTCCGGCGCCACAACCATATGCTCACCTCTGACTACGAGAGCCAGGTCGAGCTCGCGCTTCAGGCGGCCGACAGCGCTTCAGGCCTGATCATCGCCTGCGCCCTGGTGAAGGGCGGCGCCATCGATGAGGTCACCCCACGGACGGTGAAGAAGAAGTTCAAGGAGAAGTCGTTTGCCGCCGGATGCGAGCGAGAACGAATCCGGATGATCGAGTCGCTCATGGACCTGGAGACGTTCTACCGCCTCGCGATAGCCGGGCTCGCAGAGGTCCGTAGCGATCTCGGTCTCATCTAG
- a CDS encoding archaellin/type IV pilin N-terminal domain-containing protein, whose protein sequence is MIKMVRNEDAFTGLEAAIVLIAFIVVAAVFSYVMLGAGFFATGEAQRSVQTGVAQASSNLELSGPVIVAASNTDDEVAEISFFLRLAAGGASVDMKKVTFTVSTKDEMKTYGYTDVTPTWYANGAEQSTTDQNNMLEKFELVKITIPVDDLTNAIGRNERFTVEVKPDIGAALPINRVAPPDLVKGNNYEVY, encoded by the coding sequence ATGATTAAAATGGTGAGAAACGAAGACGCATTCACCGGTCTCGAGGCCGCGATCGTCCTGATCGCGTTCATCGTCGTGGCTGCAGTCTTCTCGTACGTAATGCTCGGTGCTGGGTTCTTCGCGACCGGCGAGGCGCAGAGGAGCGTCCAGACGGGTGTAGCACAGGCGAGCTCGAACCTCGAGCTGTCCGGACCGGTCATCGTGGCGGCATCAAACACGGATGACGAAGTGGCAGAGATCAGCTTCTTCCTGCGGCTTGCTGCCGGTGGAGCATCGGTGGACATGAAGAAGGTCACCTTCACCGTCTCGACGAAAGACGAGATGAAGACCTACGGCTACACGGATGTTACGCCTACGTGGTACGCAAACGGAGCGGAGCAAAGTACAACTGATCAGAACAACATGCTTGAGAAATTCGAGCTTGTGAAGATCACGATCCCGGTCGATGATTTGACCAACGCAATCGGACGGAACGAGCGGTTCACCGTTGAGGTCAAGCCCGATATCGGTGCGGCACTTCCGATCAACCGGGTAGCGCCGCCGGACCTGGTAAAGGGCAATAACTACGAGGTTTACTGA